A stretch of Amycolatopsis balhimycina FH 1894 DNA encodes these proteins:
- a CDS encoding 4-hydroxybenzoate 3-monooxygenase encodes MRTQVAVIGAGPAGLLLSFLLHEAGIDCVVLEARDREYVRQRVRAGVCEQPTVELLTSLGLGERLAAEGMPHEGLSLRFDRADHRIELTELTGKTITVYGQQEIVKDLIDAHEARGYPISFEVSDVSLSDVDTDRPRVGYRDAEGVARTVECDAVAGCDGFHGICRPSITDSALTVYEREYPFAWLGVLARTPPSHHELIYTYHERGFALHSMRTPEITRLYLQVDPAESLAAWSDDRIWAELTARLEVEGDFTLREGPILDKGITPMRSFVVEPLRHGRLFLAGDAAHIVPPTGAKGMNLAIADVRVLARALEALLRGDESLAQSYSDTCLRRVWRAEHFSWFMTTMLHTDPHADGFARQLQLSQLRYTTSSRAAATSLAENYVGLPFV; translated from the coding sequence ATGCGCACCCAGGTCGCGGTGATCGGCGCCGGCCCGGCCGGGCTGCTGTTGTCGTTCCTGCTGCACGAAGCCGGAATCGACTGCGTGGTCCTGGAAGCGCGTGACCGCGAGTACGTCCGGCAGCGCGTGCGGGCCGGGGTGTGCGAACAGCCGACCGTCGAGCTGCTGACGTCGCTGGGACTCGGCGAGCGGCTGGCTGCCGAAGGGATGCCGCACGAAGGCCTGTCGCTGCGGTTCGACCGCGCCGACCACCGGATCGAGCTGACCGAGCTGACCGGGAAGACGATCACGGTCTACGGGCAGCAGGAGATCGTCAAGGACCTGATCGACGCGCACGAAGCCCGCGGGTACCCGATCTCCTTCGAAGTGTCGGACGTCTCTCTGTCCGATGTGGACACCGATCGGCCGCGGGTGGGTTACCGTGACGCCGAAGGGGTTGCGCGGACCGTCGAGTGCGACGCCGTGGCGGGCTGCGACGGGTTCCACGGGATCTGCCGTCCGTCTATTACGGACAGTGCGCTCACGGTGTACGAGCGCGAATACCCGTTCGCGTGGCTGGGTGTCCTCGCGCGGACGCCGCCGTCGCACCACGAGCTGATCTACACCTACCACGAACGCGGGTTCGCGCTGCACAGCATGCGGACGCCGGAGATCACGCGGCTCTACCTTCAGGTCGACCCGGCCGAGTCCCTCGCCGCCTGGTCCGACGACCGGATCTGGGCCGAGCTGACCGCCCGGCTCGAGGTCGAGGGCGACTTCACGCTGCGAGAGGGCCCGATACTCGACAAGGGGATCACGCCGATGCGCAGCTTCGTCGTGGAACCGCTACGCCACGGACGGCTGTTCCTGGCCGGCGACGCCGCCCACATCGTCCCGCCGACCGGCGCCAAGGGCATGAACCTGGCGATCGCCGACGTCCGGGTGCTGGCGCGGGCGCTGGAAGCGTTGCTGCGCGGGGACGAATCACTCGCGCAGTCCTATTCGGACACCTGCCTGCGCCGGGTGTGGCGGGCCGAGCACTTCTCGTGGTTCATGACGACGATGCTGCACACCGACCCGCACGCGGACGGCTTCGCGCGGCAGCTGCAGCTGTCGCAATTGCGCTACACGACGTCGTCGCGAGCGGCGGCGACCAGCCTGGCCGAGAACTACGTGGGGCTGCCCTTCGTCTAA
- a CDS encoding NIPSNAP family protein encodes MITCVVDYVIDAAKLPDFERFAAAWMRLVQREGGVHHGYFLPAEGASDEARALFSFESLAAYERYRTLFGVDPDFIEADKIREESGCVVRYRRTFMRPLLPDDEPGDEPGDEDG; translated from the coding sequence ATGATCACGTGCGTCGTCGACTACGTCATCGACGCCGCGAAGCTCCCCGACTTCGAACGCTTCGCCGCGGCGTGGATGCGGCTGGTGCAGCGCGAAGGCGGCGTCCACCACGGCTACTTCCTGCCGGCGGAGGGGGCGAGCGACGAAGCACGCGCGCTGTTCAGCTTCGAGAGCCTCGCCGCGTACGAGCGCTACCGGACGCTGTTCGGCGTCGACCCGGATTTCATCGAGGCCGACAAGATCCGCGAGGAAAGCGGGTGCGTGGTGCGGTACCGGCGGACGTTCATGCGCCCGCTGCTCCCGGACGACGAACCGGGCGACGAACCGGGCGACGAAGACGGGTGA
- a CDS encoding Clp protease N-terminal domain-containing protein — MTLPTSVKLDDLISAIKSNHDKDTLAQLTDAVYLGQHLGEVADHLIGHFVDQARRSGASWTEIGASMGVTKQAAQKRFVPKVDPGGDPSGAIERVYGRYTDRARHVIVEAQKAAVDHASPEIDTVHLVLGLLKEPAALAAGAILAQGVQLDAVREAAEARLPERAEEPSVQPPFSAAGKKTLELTLREGLRLGHNYIGTEHILLALLEQGEGTGFEVLDGLGVKKDKAEAKIQGVLAEILAARSQ; from the coding sequence ATGACCCTTCCGACCAGCGTCAAGCTCGACGACCTCATCAGCGCCATCAAGAGCAACCACGACAAGGACACCCTGGCTCAGCTGACCGACGCGGTCTACCTGGGCCAGCACCTCGGCGAGGTGGCCGACCACCTGATCGGCCACTTCGTCGACCAGGCCCGGCGGTCCGGGGCATCCTGGACCGAGATCGGCGCGAGCATGGGCGTGACGAAACAGGCGGCCCAGAAGCGGTTCGTGCCCAAGGTCGACCCCGGCGGCGACCCGAGCGGGGCGATCGAGCGTGTCTACGGCCGCTACACCGACCGGGCCCGGCACGTGATCGTCGAGGCCCAGAAGGCCGCCGTCGACCACGCCAGCCCGGAGATCGACACCGTGCACCTCGTGCTGGGCCTGCTCAAGGAGCCGGCGGCACTCGCCGCGGGGGCGATCCTCGCCCAGGGCGTGCAGTTGGACGCCGTCCGCGAAGCCGCCGAAGCCCGGCTGCCCGAGCGGGCCGAGGAGCCGTCCGTCCAGCCGCCGTTCAGCGCGGCTGGGAAGAAGACGCTCGAGCTGACCCTGCGCGAGGGGTTGCGGCTCGGGCACAACTACATCGGCACCGAGCACATCCTGCTGGCGCTGCTGGAACAGGGCGAGGGCACCGGTTTCGAGGTGCTCGACGGCCTGGGCGTCAAGAAGGACAAGGCCGAGGCGAAGATCCAGGGGGTGCTGGCGGAGATCCTCGCCGCCCGGAGCCAGTGA
- a CDS encoding NAD(P)/FAD-dependent oxidoreductase has protein sequence MGGQNTVLVVGAGQSGFQAVASLRDRGFDGRVVLVGEEPGVPYQRPPLSKAYLAGTAGQEQLYLRGEDFFAEKDIELVDARVEALDRGAREIRLEDGRKLGYDHLILATGARNRRLPVPGADLPGVLTLRTRDDADRLRASLEQAGNVVVVGGGFIGLEFASHAGRPVTIVEAQDRLLNRVATPEISAYFASLHRKAGHTVVLGQGVTALHGDERVREVELSDGTRLPADLVVVAVGVVPETTLAAAAGLPVDNGVVVDEHLRTADPRIFAIGDCANFPCVQAGAATRLESVQNAVDHARCVAAVLTGTPEPYASLPWFWTDQAGAKLQIAGILARADRTVVAGDPAEGKFSVLSFRDDVLIAVESVNRPADHVAARRLFAAEPRPAYADLEASAFDLKAHLKARAA, from the coding sequence ATGGGTGGACAGAACACGGTTCTCGTCGTCGGGGCGGGGCAGAGCGGGTTCCAGGCCGTGGCTTCGCTGCGGGATCGCGGCTTCGACGGCCGGGTCGTGCTGGTCGGGGAGGAGCCGGGCGTGCCGTACCAGCGGCCGCCGCTGTCGAAGGCCTACCTGGCCGGGACCGCCGGGCAGGAACAGCTGTACCTGCGTGGTGAGGACTTCTTCGCCGAGAAGGACATCGAGCTGGTCGACGCCCGGGTCGAGGCCCTCGACCGCGGCGCGCGCGAAATCCGGCTCGAAGACGGCCGGAAGCTCGGCTACGACCACCTGATCCTCGCCACCGGCGCGCGCAACCGGCGGCTGCCCGTGCCCGGCGCGGACCTGCCGGGCGTGCTGACCCTGCGCACCCGCGACGACGCCGACCGGTTGCGCGCGTCGCTCGAACAGGCCGGGAACGTCGTCGTGGTCGGCGGCGGGTTCATCGGGCTGGAGTTCGCCTCGCACGCCGGCCGCCCGGTGACGATCGTCGAGGCGCAGGACCGGCTGCTCAACCGGGTCGCGACGCCGGAAATCTCCGCCTACTTCGCTTCGCTGCACCGCAAGGCCGGGCACACGGTGGTGCTCGGCCAGGGCGTCACGGCCCTGCACGGCGACGAGCGCGTCCGCGAGGTCGAGCTGTCCGACGGCACCCGGCTGCCCGCCGACCTGGTCGTGGTCGCCGTCGGTGTCGTGCCCGAGACGACGCTCGCTGCGGCCGCCGGTCTTCCCGTGGACAACGGCGTCGTCGTCGACGAGCACCTGCGCACGGCGGACCCGCGGATCTTCGCCATCGGCGACTGCGCGAACTTCCCGTGCGTGCAGGCCGGGGCGGCGACGCGGCTGGAGTCCGTGCAGAACGCCGTCGACCACGCCCGGTGCGTGGCCGCGGTGCTGACCGGCACGCCCGAGCCGTACGCGAGCCTGCCGTGGTTCTGGACGGACCAGGCGGGCGCGAAGCTGCAGATCGCCGGGATCCTCGCCCGGGCCGACCGGACGGTGGTCGCCGGCGACCCGGCCGAGGGCAAGTTCTCCGTGCTGTCCTTCCGCGACGACGTCCTCATCGCCGTCGAGTCGGTCAACCGGCCGGCCGACCACGTCGCCGCGCGGCGCCTGTTCGCCGCGGAGCCGCGGCCCGCGTACGCCGACCTCGAAGCGAGCGCCTTCGATCTCAAGGCACATCTGAAGGCGAGGGCGGCGTGA
- a CDS encoding IclR family transcriptional regulator: protein MRHSASRPPSVVDRVLDLLGAFTAERPRLTLSELSRRAGLPLSTTHRLAGELTRRGALVRDEAGEYRVGLWLWEVASLAPHGAELRESAMPFLEDLYEATHQNVQLAVLDGPEVVFVERISGRGAVNVLTRVGGRLPAHATGVGQVLLAHAPAEAQEEVLTGPLKTFTPKTIGSPEQLRRVLADVRRDGYAISDGQIELVALSVAAPVYDSTDEVVAAISVVVPAEGTDPRTLIPAVRAAARGISRVLGAPRALRSSGDSSTA from the coding sequence GTGAGACACAGCGCGTCGCGGCCGCCGTCGGTCGTGGACCGGGTCCTCGATCTGCTGGGCGCGTTCACGGCCGAGCGGCCGCGGCTGACGCTGTCGGAGCTCAGCCGCCGGGCCGGGCTGCCGCTGTCGACCACGCACCGGCTGGCCGGCGAGCTGACCAGGCGCGGCGCGCTCGTGCGCGACGAAGCGGGCGAGTACCGCGTCGGGCTGTGGCTGTGGGAGGTCGCGTCGCTCGCGCCGCACGGCGCGGAGCTGCGGGAGAGCGCGATGCCGTTCCTGGAGGACCTCTACGAGGCCACGCACCAGAACGTGCAGCTCGCGGTGCTCGACGGGCCGGAGGTGGTGTTCGTCGAGCGCATCTCCGGCCGCGGCGCGGTCAACGTCCTGACGCGGGTCGGCGGCCGGCTGCCCGCGCACGCGACCGGCGTCGGCCAGGTGCTGCTGGCGCACGCGCCGGCCGAGGCGCAGGAAGAGGTCCTGACCGGCCCGCTGAAGACGTTCACGCCGAAGACGATCGGCTCGCCCGAGCAGCTGCGGCGGGTGCTGGCGGACGTTCGCCGCGACGGATACGCGATCAGCGACGGCCAGATCGAACTGGTCGCCCTGTCGGTGGCGGCGCCCGTGTACGACTCGACGGACGAGGTGGTGGCGGCGATCTCGGTCGTCGTCCCCGCCGAGGGGACGGATCCGCGGACGCTGATCCCGGCGGTGCGGGCGGCGGCGCGCGGCATTTCGCGGGTGCTGGGCGCGCCGCGGGCACTGCGGTCCTCCGGCGACTCCTCGACGGCTTGA